In Massilia violaceinigra, one DNA window encodes the following:
- the ssuE gene encoding NADPH-dependent FMN reductase: MSVLLLGGSPSVSSSGARLLQHVGDKLALHGHRCNTLQVRDLPAHALLHANFDDPAIVRATALLLDADAIVIATPVYKASYTGILKAFLDLLPQDGLDGKLVLPLATGGSQAHMLVLDYALRPVLASLSARFILPGIYATSDQLRWSAATGLTLDAPIAARVARGVEQLSSELFALPQRRPHSQHTLHSLAA, encoded by the coding sequence GGCGGGAGCCCGTCGGTATCGTCGAGCGGCGCCAGGCTGCTGCAGCACGTGGGCGACAAGCTCGCCCTGCACGGCCACCGCTGCAACACCCTGCAGGTGCGCGACCTGCCGGCGCACGCGCTGCTGCATGCGAATTTCGACGACCCGGCCATCGTGCGGGCCACGGCGCTGCTGCTCGATGCCGACGCCATCGTCATCGCCACGCCTGTCTACAAGGCGTCGTACACAGGCATCCTGAAAGCCTTCCTCGACCTGCTGCCGCAGGATGGCCTGGACGGCAAGCTGGTGCTGCCGCTTGCCACCGGTGGCAGCCAGGCGCACATGCTGGTGCTCGATTACGCGCTGCGGCCGGTACTGGCGTCGCTCTCGGCGCGCTTCATCCTGCCCGGGATTTACGCCACGTCCGACCAGTTGCGCTGGAGTGCCGCCACCGGCCTGACGCTCGATGCACCGATTGCCGCCCGCGTGGCGCGCGGCGTCGAGCAGCTCTCGTCCGAGCTGTTCGCGCTGCCGCAGCGCCGCCCGC